A genomic stretch from Natronomonas gomsonensis includes:
- a CDS encoding SRPBCC family protein, translated as MAIYRRETFVDAPFEDVWAFHATIDGLDALTPDFMNLEIERVIGPDGDTDPEILEDGSRIEMSMRPFGVGPRQHWTSVVTERTEDDGAAMFHDVMEEGPFPTWEHTHRFFADGDGTIVSDRVEYELPGGALGRAASPLGWVGFEPMFRGRHKKTKELLE; from the coding sequence ATGGCTATCTACCGACGCGAGACGTTCGTCGATGCCCCCTTCGAGGACGTGTGGGCGTTTCACGCCACTATCGACGGGCTCGATGCGCTGACGCCCGACTTCATGAACCTCGAAATCGAACGCGTCATCGGCCCAGACGGCGACACGGACCCGGAGATTTTGGAGGATGGGTCCCGAATCGAGATGTCGATGCGTCCCTTCGGCGTCGGCCCGCGACAACACTGGACCTCGGTCGTCACCGAACGCACCGAGGACGACGGCGCCGCGATGTTCCACGACGTGATGGAGGAGGGTCCGTTCCCGACGTGGGAACACACCCACCGGTTCTTCGCCGACGGCGACGGAACCATCGTCTCCGACCGCGTGGAGTACGAACTCCCCGGCGGCGCCCTCGGACGTGCGGCGTCGCCGCTCGGATGGGTCGGTTTCGAGCCGATGTTCCGGGGCCGACACAAGAAGACGAAGGAACTGCTGGAGTAG
- a CDS encoding ribokinase has translation MTDPPRIAAVGSYNHDMSVTVPSLPVPGETASGEDFQEHAGGKGSNQAIAAARSGGDVAFVGAVGDDRFGEYARELWAEEGIDAAVSSVETATGVALIHVEESGENAIAVASGANDDLDAETVQSAGVIDGCDVLLTQLETPISAVTEAVSCGAATGAEVVVDPAPYRDLPDVFLQDVSILTPNESEVRLLAGHEPDADIDEETAARAVLDRGPDAVVVTLGADGALVVTDDDATAVDPIPVDVVDTTGAGDAFNAAFAVARGNGLSHLAATERGIAAGALACTERGVVPSLPERSAIDELLKRERSA, from the coding sequence ATGACTGACCCCCCTCGAATCGCCGCCGTCGGCTCCTACAACCACGACATGTCGGTTACCGTGCCGTCGCTTCCGGTTCCCGGTGAGACGGCCTCCGGCGAGGATTTTCAGGAACACGCCGGTGGCAAAGGGTCGAATCAGGCCATCGCCGCCGCCCGCAGCGGTGGCGACGTGGCCTTCGTCGGCGCGGTCGGTGACGACCGCTTCGGCGAGTACGCACGTGAACTGTGGGCCGAGGAAGGCATCGACGCCGCCGTCTCGTCGGTCGAGACTGCGACCGGTGTCGCACTCATCCACGTCGAAGAAAGCGGTGAGAACGCCATCGCCGTCGCTTCCGGGGCGAACGACGACCTCGACGCCGAGACGGTCCAGTCTGCAGGCGTCATCGATGGCTGTGACGTGCTGTTGACGCAGCTGGAGACGCCGATTAGTGCCGTGACCGAAGCGGTGTCATGTGGAGCAGCGACCGGGGCCGAAGTCGTCGTCGACCCCGCGCCCTACCGGGACCTCCCCGATGTATTTCTGCAGGACGTGTCGATTCTCACGCCGAACGAAAGCGAGGTCCGACTGCTGGCGGGCCACGAACCCGACGCCGATATCGACGAGGAGACGGCTGCACGAGCCGTTCTCGACCGCGGGCCCGACGCGGTGGTCGTGACGCTCGGAGCCGACGGCGCGCTCGTGGTGACCGACGACGACGCCACCGCGGTTGACCCGATTCCCGTCGACGTGGTCGATACGACTGGCGCCGGCGACGCGTTCAACGCCGCCTTCGCGGTCGCCCGCGGGAACGGGTTGAGCCACCTCGCGGCGACCGAACGCGGCATCGCCGCCGGCGCACTCGCCTGTACCGAACGCGGTGTCGTGCCGTCGCTGCCCGAACGGAGCGCCATCGACGAACTACTAAAACGAGAGCGGTCGGCGTGA
- the menE gene encoding o-succinylbenzoate--CoA ligase has product MRDWLATRANGTPAATAVAAGGDVATTRSYADLNERVEVLAGRLAARGVGVDDALAVCAETRVEFLEAVHAAQRLGAVLVPLNARLTAEELAVRLERIDPAAVASESGTERAVIDAVEATEQDDTTVLSFDEPAAGAERVESIQPEPFDLPEWEPDHPLVVMFTSGTTGDPKGVVLTLANVLASATASAFRLGVGGDDCWHVTLPMYHMGGLAPVYRSVLYGSSLSVQRGFDPEGTAEVMRQAGATCVSLVPTMLDRMLDAGEFPDCRFVLLGGAACPPELLARAHDRGVPVAPTYGMTEAASQIATATPEQSRRHPDTVGNPLMFAEVTVVDDAGAVCRPGETGELVVAGPMVTPGYLDDAATRDAFTNGGLRTGDVGHRDEAGRVYVHARVDDTIVTGGENVDPSEVVAALRDHPAVDDAAVVGLDDEEWGERVAALVVLADGTEVAADALREHCRGHLAGYKLPRTVGFADSLPRTASGTVDREAVRTTLEAADDA; this is encoded by the coding sequence ATGCGAGATTGGCTGGCCACACGAGCGAACGGGACGCCCGCGGCGACCGCAGTAGCCGCCGGTGGCGACGTGGCGACTACCCGGAGTTACGCGGACCTCAACGAGCGGGTCGAGGTGTTGGCCGGCCGCCTCGCCGCCCGCGGCGTCGGCGTCGACGACGCCCTCGCCGTGTGTGCCGAGACCCGAGTCGAGTTCCTCGAAGCCGTCCACGCCGCACAGCGACTCGGAGCCGTACTCGTTCCGCTCAACGCACGGCTGACTGCTGAGGAACTCGCCGTCCGGCTCGAACGAATCGACCCTGCGGCCGTGGCCTCTGAGTCGGGGACCGAGCGGGCGGTTATCGATGCGGTCGAAGCGACCGAACAGGACGACACCACTGTTCTGTCCTTCGACGAGCCGGCCGCTGGCGCCGAACGGGTCGAAAGCATCCAGCCGGAGCCGTTCGACCTCCCGGAGTGGGAACCCGACCACCCGCTGGTCGTCATGTTTACCTCGGGGACGACGGGCGACCCGAAGGGGGTCGTGCTCACGCTGGCGAACGTACTGGCGAGTGCGACCGCCTCCGCCTTCCGCCTCGGCGTCGGCGGCGACGACTGTTGGCACGTCACGCTTCCGATGTATCACATGGGCGGGTTGGCACCGGTCTACCGGTCGGTGCTGTACGGCTCTTCTCTGTCGGTCCAACGTGGTTTCGACCCCGAGGGGACCGCCGAGGTGATGCGGCAGGCCGGAGCCACTTGCGTCTCGCTGGTCCCGACGATGCTCGACCGGATGCTCGACGCCGGCGAGTTTCCCGATTGCCGGTTTGTACTCTTGGGCGGGGCCGCCTGTCCGCCCGAATTGCTCGCTCGCGCCCACGACCGGGGTGTTCCGGTCGCTCCCACCTACGGAATGACGGAGGCGGCCTCCCAAATCGCCACCGCGACGCCGGAACAGTCCCGCCGACACCCCGATACGGTCGGCAACCCGCTCATGTTCGCGGAGGTGACCGTCGTCGACGACGCCGGCGCGGTGTGTCGCCCCGGTGAGACGGGCGAACTCGTCGTCGCCGGGCCGATGGTGACGCCGGGGTATCTCGACGACGCGGCGACGCGGGACGCGTTCACCAACGGCGGACTCCGAACCGGCGACGTGGGCCACCGCGACGAGGCCGGCCGGGTGTACGTCCACGCCCGCGTCGACGACACAATCGTCACCGGCGGGGAGAACGTCGACCCAAGCGAGGTCGTCGCCGCGCTCCGAGACCACCCGGCCGTCGACGACGCGGCCGTCGTCGGCCTCGACGACGAGGAGTGGGGCGAACGCGTCGCTGCATTGGTCGTCCTCGCCGACGGTACGGAGGTGGCCGCCGACGCCCTCCGAGAGCACTGTCGGGGACACCTCGCCGGCTACAAACTCCCCCGGACGGTCGGATTCGCCGACTCGCTGCCGCGGACGGCCTCGGGAACCGTCGACCGCGAGGCCGTTCGGACGACCCTGGAAGCGGCCGACGATGCCTGA
- a CDS encoding 1,4-dihydroxy-2-naphthoate polyprenyltransferase gives MTEAVSPTKAWLMAARPQTLPAGAAPVIVGTGLAIHDDFFAPVSAAFALVGALLLQIGTNFANDYYDAVRGADTEDREGFTRVTAGGIIEPQSVKRAMYATFGLAILVGVYLVYLGGVPILVIGLASVAAGITYTGGPLPYGYRGLGDVFVFVFFGLVAVAGTYYVQAVTYAAAPFPLWLPEGTVPVRAVVAALPVAGLSTAILVVNNIRDRETDAAAGKRTLAVMLGYRLSRIEWTALVGMAYAVPVVFWADGYGLAVLLPLLTAPLAVSLGGTVWSHEDGEALNPALERTGQLLFVHSLAFAIGLAAPALV, from the coding sequence ATGACTGAGGCGGTTTCACCCACGAAAGCGTGGCTGATGGCGGCCCGCCCGCAGACGTTGCCGGCGGGAGCGGCGCCGGTCATCGTCGGGACGGGGCTGGCGATTCACGACGATTTCTTCGCACCGGTGTCGGCTGCGTTCGCCCTCGTCGGGGCGTTGCTCCTCCAAATCGGGACGAACTTCGCCAACGACTACTACGACGCCGTTCGCGGCGCCGACACCGAGGACCGCGAGGGGTTCACCCGCGTGACTGCCGGCGGTATCATCGAGCCACAGTCGGTCAAACGGGCGATGTATGCAACCTTCGGTCTCGCCATCCTCGTGGGCGTCTATCTCGTGTATCTCGGTGGCGTTCCCATCCTCGTTATCGGCCTCGCCAGCGTGGCTGCGGGCATCACCTACACCGGTGGCCCGCTGCCGTACGGCTACCGCGGACTCGGTGACGTGTTCGTGTTCGTCTTCTTCGGTCTCGTCGCGGTCGCGGGAACGTACTACGTCCAGGCCGTCACCTACGCGGCTGCGCCGTTCCCGCTGTGGCTTCCCGAGGGAACGGTGCCCGTTCGGGCGGTCGTTGCCGCACTCCCCGTCGCGGGGCTGTCGACTGCCATCCTCGTCGTCAACAACATCCGTGACCGCGAGACCGACGCCGCCGCCGGAAAGCGGACACTCGCCGTTATGCTCGGCTACCGACTCAGCCGAATCGAGTGGACCGCGTTGGTCGGAATGGCCTACGCCGTTCCGGTGGTGTTCTGGGCTGATGGATACGGCCTCGCAGTCCTCCTTCCGCTGTTGACTGCCCCCCTCGCCGTCTCGCTCGGCGGAACCGTCTGGAGCCACGAAGACGGCGAGGCGCTCAACCCGGCGCTGGAACGGACGGGCCAACTCCTGTTCGTCCACTCGCTGGCCTTCGCCATCGGCCTCGCAGCACCGGCGTTGGTATGA
- a CDS encoding helix-turn-helix transcriptional regulator, with protein MSTTADEEQELTEAERAGLELIRSTGGIHQSDFWKELDVDSRKGSRIIDSLEEKGLVEREDTVYEGHNTYYITPVRDPKDLDFSLLMAGDMLSPFVGDEEADAQSDAFSHWVMNLAYEEY; from the coding sequence ATGAGTACCACCGCCGACGAGGAGCAGGAGCTCACGGAGGCCGAACGAGCGGGGCTCGAACTGATTCGGTCGACCGGTGGCATCCACCAGAGCGACTTCTGGAAGGAACTCGACGTCGACTCCCGGAAGGGGAGCCGTATCATCGACTCCCTTGAGGAGAAGGGCCTCGTCGAACGCGAGGACACCGTCTATGAGGGGCACAACACCTACTACATCACGCCGGTTCGCGACCCGAAGGACCTCGACTTCTCGCTGCTGATGGCCGGCGACATGCTCTCGCCGTTCGTCGGCGACGAGGAGGCCGACGCCCAAAGCGACGCCTTCTCGCATTGGGTGATGAATCTGGCCTACGAAGAGTACTAA
- a CDS encoding apolipoprotein A1/A4/E family protein, with protein MSQNDSAVSTMFSLQRSTLEQTQSAIETGVEFQQNVNERLVESFDTTREFSERSSDLVRTGVDAYFDAVESAVPGDQDVLADVRETLDEQLDELEANQSDAFDTIEENLDDGHESVDELLEDFLETLDEQVSQLLEASEDLEDQTVDALENLQESIEDLQEQLDERSEEFQDQLDEQLDNIQNQLEEGADTLQEQIDDVSEQVQDAAEQVEDATDDATGSSA; from the coding sequence ATGAGCCAAAACGACTCCGCGGTCAGCACGATGTTCAGCCTCCAGCGCAGCACCCTCGAACAGACCCAAAGCGCCATCGAGACCGGCGTCGAGTTCCAGCAGAACGTCAACGAGCGCCTCGTCGAGAGCTTCGACACGACCCGAGAGTTCTCGGAACGCAGCAGCGACCTCGTCCGCACGGGCGTCGACGCCTACTTCGACGCCGTCGAGTCGGCCGTCCCCGGCGACCAAGACGTGCTCGCGGACGTTCGTGAGACCCTCGACGAACAGCTCGACGAACTCGAAGCCAACCAGTCGGATGCCTTCGACACCATCGAGGAGAACCTCGACGACGGCCACGAGTCTGTCGACGAACTCCTCGAGGACTTCCTCGAAACCCTCGACGAGCAAGTGTCCCAACTGCTCGAGGCCAGCGAGGACCTCGAAGACCAGACCGTCGACGCCCTCGAAAACCTTCAGGAGTCCATCGAGGACCTCCAGGAGCAGCTCGACGAGCGCTCCGAGGAGTTCCAGGACCAACTCGACGAGCAACTCGACAACATCCAGAACCAACTCGAGGAAGGCGCCGACACGCTGCAGGAGCAAATCGACGACGTCTCCGAGCAGGTTCAGGACGCTGCCGAACAGGTCGAAGACGCGACCGACGACGCGACCGGCAGCTCGGCGTAA
- a CDS encoding MaoC/PaaZ C-terminal domain-containing protein, translating into MSQQDTDDVSVFEDIEEGDTDVTQGRTITEADVTNFAGISGDFNHLHTDEERMGDSMFGERIAHGMLVVSAATGLLWQSRTPEEREAVVAFYGMDELRFRQPVYIGDTIRVETEVLETREKPDGPGNGTVRNAVEIKNQRDQTVISCEMTSLMK; encoded by the coding sequence ATGAGCCAGCAAGACACAGACGACGTGAGCGTCTTCGAAGACATCGAAGAGGGAGACACGGACGTCACGCAGGGACGAACCATCACCGAGGCCGACGTGACGAACTTCGCCGGCATCTCGGGGGACTTCAACCACCTCCACACCGACGAGGAGCGGATGGGCGACTCCATGTTCGGCGAGCGAATCGCCCACGGCATGCTCGTCGTCAGTGCAGCGACGGGGCTGTTGTGGCAGTCCCGAACGCCCGAAGAGCGGGAGGCCGTCGTCGCCTTCTACGGCATGGACGAACTCCGGTTCCGACAGCCGGTGTACATCGGCGACACCATCCGCGTCGAAACCGAGGTGCTGGAGACCCGCGAGAAGCCCGACGGCCCCGGCAACGGGACGGTCCGAAACGCCGTCGAAATCAAAAATCAGCGCGACCAGACGGTCATCTCCTGTGAGATGACCTCGCTGATGAAGTAG
- a CDS encoding NRDE family protein: protein MCTLIVAWQVFEEAPVCVAANRDEAFGRPSTPPVVREGDPRIVAPRDEEAGGTWLGYNEDGVLVAITNRWVEGEGDRSRGLLVDDALSEPTASAAIDRVEAELDAREYAPLHLLAADGEDALLIEWGDVRRVTELDPGVHIVVNVGFDGEWFVPPMRPEAGRQQANNADRIRAELQPRDGETAEAWTRRAGEILGDHEFGACIHGDGFGTRSSSLVRLGGDRVFEFADGPPCETPYEPTESRI from the coding sequence GTGTGTACACTCATCGTCGCGTGGCAGGTCTTCGAGGAAGCACCCGTCTGTGTCGCGGCCAACCGCGACGAGGCGTTCGGACGCCCGTCGACGCCGCCTGTGGTCCGGGAGGGTGACCCCCGAATCGTCGCCCCTCGTGACGAAGAGGCCGGCGGGACGTGGCTGGGGTACAACGAAGACGGCGTTCTCGTCGCCATCACGAACCGGTGGGTCGAGGGCGAAGGCGACCGTTCCCGTGGCCTCCTCGTCGACGACGCGCTTTCGGAACCGACCGCAAGCGCCGCTATCGACCGCGTGGAAGCCGAACTCGACGCCAGGGAGTACGCCCCCCTCCATCTGCTGGCGGCCGACGGCGAAGATGCCCTACTCATCGAGTGGGGCGACGTGCGCCGAGTGACTGAACTCGACCCTGGCGTCCACATCGTCGTCAACGTCGGCTTCGACGGCGAGTGGTTCGTCCCACCGATGCGACCCGAAGCGGGACGCCAGCAGGCGAACAACGCCGACCGCATCCGGGCGGAACTCCAGCCGAGAGACGGCGAAACAGCCGAAGCGTGGACGCGTCGGGCCGGCGAGATACTCGGCGACCACGAGTTCGGCGCCTGCATCCACGGCGACGGCTTCGGAACCCGGTCGTCCTCGCTCGTCCGACTCGGCGGGGACCGTGTCTTCGAGTTCGCCGACGGCCCGCCGTGTGAGACGCCGTACGAACCGACCGAAAGCAGGATTTAA
- the lrpA1 gene encoding HTH-type transcriptional regulator LrpA1 gives MSAETEDRILAVLEDDAQASYAEIADRAEVSKPTVRKYIEKLESEGVIVGYSADIDPKKLSGKSIALVGIDVASERYVEVTQELKNLDAVESLYTSSGDHMLMAEVRASDGDAVGDVIREDILSLDGVEAAHPSFLQERLK, from the coding sequence ATGAGCGCGGAGACGGAGGACCGAATACTCGCCGTCCTTGAGGACGACGCCCAGGCCTCCTACGCTGAAATCGCAGACCGTGCGGAGGTATCGAAGCCGACGGTCCGAAAGTACATCGAGAAACTGGAGTCCGAGGGGGTCATCGTCGGCTACTCGGCCGACATCGACCCGAAGAAACTCTCCGGGAAATCCATCGCACTGGTCGGTATCGATGTGGCCAGCGAACGGTACGTCGAGGTGACACAGGAACTGAAGAACCTCGATGCGGTCGAGTCGCTGTACACCTCGAGTGGTGACCACATGCTGATGGCCGAGGTGCGTGCCTCCGATGGCGACGCAGTCGGCGACGTCATCCGCGAGGACATCCTCTCGCTCGACGGCGTCGAAGCCGCCCACCCCTCCTTCCTCCAAGAGCGGCTGAAGTGA
- a CDS encoding 3-hydroxyacyl-CoA dehydrogenase/enoyl-CoA hydratase family protein encodes MTIDAIDRVTVLGAGSMGHGITEVVALAGYQVTMRDIEQELVDEGYEDIEWSLEKLAEKGLVDQTPADVMERIDTAVDLETATEDADLVIEAAPEQMEIKKDIFGQLDEYTPEDAILASNTSSLSITEIATATDRPEQVCGMHFFNPPVKMELVEVIYGDETTDDTAETAYEFVESIDKTPIYVRKDVNGFVVNSVLGPFGDEAAWMASEDVASVEEIDAAMVHQRGYPMGPFELSDMTGIDIGYHVRKEAGKPIPPIVEEKVEAEELGQKTGKGYYDYEDGEGTTYEAGQGEGVDWLRIESRIVNEAAKLIGNDVATAEAIDTGLRLGAGFPEGPCRRADKIGLDTVLEKLDDLHEEYGEERYDAADYLRELVEEGNTGEDAGAGFYDYGDSAERDYTTINHTLGDDGLLEIELDRQARMNALNGDMMDEIVHLLENVDIDEVRAVTFEGAGDRAFCAGADITGFAGIEPHEVEVTPVFQTVNDFPRPTLAKIDGYCLGGGNELALACDLRIATEDSEFGFPEINLGLIPGGGGTQRAMRMLTEARAKELVFRGNRIDGELAEEWGLINRAVEEDEFEETVEEYVSDLVSGPPIALRKAKKVMNEGRDQDISAGLELESQAFGLLLSTDDMMEGASAFMEDREPEFEGK; translated from the coding sequence ATGACTATCGACGCCATCGACCGAGTGACGGTTCTCGGCGCGGGAAGCATGGGACACGGTATCACTGAGGTCGTTGCCCTGGCGGGGTATCAGGTGACGATGCGCGACATCGAACAAGAGTTGGTCGACGAGGGCTACGAGGACATCGAGTGGTCCCTGGAGAAGCTCGCCGAAAAAGGCCTCGTCGACCAGACGCCCGCCGACGTGATGGAGCGAATCGACACCGCAGTCGACCTCGAAACCGCCACCGAGGACGCCGACCTCGTCATCGAGGCTGCCCCCGAGCAGATGGAAATCAAGAAGGACATCTTCGGGCAACTCGACGAGTACACACCCGAGGACGCCATCCTCGCGTCGAACACCTCCTCGCTGTCGATTACGGAAATCGCCACCGCCACCGACCGCCCCGAACAGGTCTGTGGGATGCACTTCTTCAACCCGCCGGTGAAGATGGAACTCGTCGAGGTCATCTACGGCGACGAGACGACCGACGACACTGCCGAGACGGCCTACGAGTTCGTCGAGAGCATCGACAAGACGCCCATCTACGTCCGCAAGGACGTCAACGGCTTCGTCGTCAACTCGGTGCTCGGCCCGTTCGGCGACGAGGCCGCCTGGATGGCAAGCGAGGACGTCGCAAGCGTCGAGGAAATCGACGCCGCGATGGTCCACCAGCGTGGCTACCCGATGGGCCCGTTCGAACTGTCGGACATGACGGGCATCGACATCGGCTACCACGTCCGCAAGGAGGCCGGTAAACCCATCCCGCCCATCGTCGAGGAGAAAGTCGAAGCCGAGGAACTCGGCCAGAAGACCGGCAAGGGCTACTACGACTACGAAGACGGCGAGGGAACGACCTACGAGGCCGGTCAGGGCGAGGGCGTCGACTGGCTCCGTATCGAGTCCCGTATCGTCAACGAGGCCGCGAAACTCATCGGCAACGACGTGGCCACCGCAGAAGCCATCGACACCGGGCTCCGGCTCGGCGCCGGCTTCCCCGAGGGGCCGTGTCGCCGTGCCGACAAAATCGGCCTCGACACCGTCTTGGAGAAACTCGACGACCTCCACGAGGAGTACGGCGAGGAACGCTACGATGCCGCCGACTATCTGCGCGAGTTGGTCGAAGAAGGCAACACCGGCGAAGACGCAGGAGCGGGCTTCTACGACTACGGCGACTCCGCCGAGCGCGACTACACGACCATCAACCACACACTGGGCGACGACGGCCTGCTGGAAATCGAACTCGACCGACAGGCCCGGATGAACGCGCTCAACGGGGACATGATGGACGAAATCGTCCACCTCTTGGAGAACGTCGACATCGACGAGGTCCGGGCGGTCACCTTCGAAGGCGCGGGCGACCGCGCGTTCTGTGCCGGCGCCGACATCACCGGCTTCGCGGGCATCGAGCCCCACGAGGTCGAGGTGACGCCCGTCTTCCAGACGGTCAACGACTTCCCGCGACCGACGCTGGCGAAAATCGACGGCTACTGTCTCGGCGGCGGCAACGAACTCGCACTCGCCTGTGACCTCCGTATCGCCACCGAGGATTCGGAGTTCGGTTTCCCCGAAATCAACCTCGGTCTGATTCCGGGCGGTGGCGGCACCCAGCGTGCGATGCGAATGCTCACCGAAGCACGAGCGAAGGAACTCGTCTTCCGTGGCAACCGCATCGACGGCGAACTCGCCGAGGAGTGGGGACTCATCAACCGCGCAGTCGAGGAAGACGAGTTCGAGGAGACCGTCGAGGAGTACGTCTCCGACCTCGTTTCCGGCCCGCCCATCGCCCTCCGGAAGGCCAAGAAGGTGATGAACGAGGGTCGCGACCAGGACATCTCCGCCGGTCTCGAACTCGAATCGCAGGCCTTCGGCCTGCTACTCTCGACCGACGACATGATGGAAGGCGCCTCCGCGTTCATGGAGGATCGCGAACCCGAGTTCGAGGGCAAATGA
- a CDS encoding PaaI family thioesterase: MSDCEATASDGERDDALERALREHGLFEWLNLDIDVVEPGRVVFELPFDEKFANLASGTVHGGVTATVIDTASGFALRSTFDDPATARLTTTDLNVRYVRPARNDLRVEAEVVRSGGSMGFTESEVTTVHEGEEKVVATGGTSYRLFRE; encoded by the coding sequence ATGAGCGACTGCGAGGCGACCGCGTCGGACGGCGAACGCGACGACGCACTGGAGCGTGCGCTCCGCGAACACGGCCTCTTCGAGTGGCTGAACCTCGACATCGACGTCGTCGAACCCGGCCGCGTCGTCTTCGAGTTGCCGTTCGACGAGAAGTTCGCCAACCTCGCCTCCGGTACCGTCCACGGCGGCGTCACGGCGACGGTCATCGACACCGCCTCCGGCTTTGCCCTGCGGTCGACGTTCGACGACCCCGCGACCGCACGGCTGACGACGACGGACCTCAACGTCAGATACGTCCGCCCCGCACGGAACGACCTCCGAGTCGAGGCCGAAGTCGTCCGCTCGGGCGGGTCGATGGGGTTCACCGAAAGCGAGGTTACGACCGTCCACGAGGGCGAAGAGAAAGTCGTCGCCACCGGCGGCACCAGCTACAGACTGTTCAGAGAATGA
- a CDS encoding mandelate racemase/muconate lactonizing enzyme family protein, giving the protein MRVDRFSLPLARPLDTAAGSIERRDGFLVKLELDGIPGVGEATPLAGWTESRSACAAALESVSDPEEALVSLGETPAARHGVSLAVLDARARTAEEPLYRYLGGEKGVESVPVNATLGDATPADTATAAEQAVADGYPALKVKVGARSLTADIERIEAVRDACPDVELRADANGAWDQPTAERAFEAFAGFDVSFVEQPLSADTLTGHAALRGGEVGVGLDEGLLEHGLDAILEADAADVVVCKPMALGGVDRAREIALQARAGGVDPIITTTIDGAVARAGAVHLAASIPDVRPCGLATGGLLAEDLRPDMAVADEGSMAVPQGKGNIPPS; this is encoded by the coding sequence ATGAGAGTTGACCGATTCTCACTCCCGTTGGCCCGCCCGCTGGACACCGCCGCCGGCAGTATCGAGCGCCGGGACGGGTTCCTCGTGAAACTCGAACTCGACGGCATTCCGGGCGTCGGAGAGGCGACACCGCTTGCCGGCTGGACCGAATCGCGCTCTGCGTGTGCCGCCGCGCTCGAATCCGTCTCGGACCCAGAGGAGGCTCTCGTCTCCCTCGGCGAAACGCCGGCGGCGCGACACGGCGTCTCGCTCGCGGTACTGGATGCTCGTGCGCGCACGGCAGAGGAGCCGCTGTACCGCTATCTCGGCGGCGAGAAGGGCGTCGAGAGCGTCCCGGTCAACGCGACTCTCGGCGACGCAACGCCAGCCGACACTGCCACGGCCGCCGAACAGGCCGTCGCCGACGGCTACCCGGCGCTGAAAGTGAAAGTCGGTGCTCGGTCGCTCACGGCGGACATCGAGCGAATCGAGGCGGTTCGGGACGCCTGTCCCGATGTCGAACTCCGGGCGGACGCCAACGGTGCCTGGGACCAACCGACCGCCGAACGCGCCTTCGAGGCGTTCGCGGGGTTCGACGTGTCCTTCGTCGAACAGCCGCTGTCAGCCGACACCCTCACCGGACACGCCGCACTCCGCGGTGGCGAGGTTGGAGTCGGCCTCGACGAGGGACTTCTCGAACATGGTCTCGACGCTATCCTCGAAGCGGATGCGGCAGATGTCGTCGTCTGTAAGCCGATGGCGCTGGGTGGTGTCGACCGAGCGCGAGAAATCGCTCTACAGGCGCGCGCTGGGGGCGTCGACCCCATCATCACGACGACCATTGATGGTGCGGTCGCCCGCGCTGGTGCGGTCCATCTCGCGGCGTCGATACCCGATGTCCGGCCCTGTGGGCTGGCGACCGGTGGGTTGCTCGCCGAGGACCTTCGACCGGATATGGCGGTCGCCGACGAGGGGTCGATGGCCGTTCCACAGGGAAAAGGCAATATTCCCCCATCGTGA